The Stratiformator vulcanicus genome has a segment encoding these proteins:
- a CDS encoding solute:sodium symporter family transporter has protein sequence MILTLGSFLFFTTLVAVLTWWITRRDDHSTTGGYFLAGRSLTFPLIAGSLLLTNLSTEQMVGLNGAAYTDGLCVMVWEVVCVVALVFMAWFFLPRFLKSGVATVPEYLEIRYDHQTQVITNLIFLVAYVVILLPIILYSGAKGMMGMLDIPGMLGSLPEQTGIERETLSLWLIVWVVGLIGSVYALFGGLRTVAISDTINGVGLFVGGFLISGFALSQLGGDEGIAGGVQILTEQHAKRINSVGSNETSVPFGTIFSGIFLINLFYWTTNQQIIQRTFGAKSLAEGQKGVLLTGALKLLGPLYLVLPGIIAFALFEGQDVKGDDAYGLLVRKVLPAPLTGFFAAALIGAILSSFNSALNSTCTLFSLGVYKSVLHKGASEKQVVRSGMIFGWIVAIAAMTVAPLLAGQDSLFGYLQKMNAMYFIPIFAVVLVGMLTRRVPALAAKVALVAGFAIIAIGYFVPPFNWIADSIGGYHFVGIVFGWLVVLMLIIGELNPRDEEFVQQDVGAVDLTPWRHARLSGLLLILAVGTIYALFADFSILMPTAL, from the coding sequence ATGATCCTCACGCTTGGATCGTTTCTGTTCTTCACCACGCTCGTTGCCGTGTTGACGTGGTGGATCACGCGGCGGGATGACCATTCGACGACCGGGGGATACTTCCTGGCGGGGCGGTCGCTGACGTTTCCGCTGATCGCCGGGTCGCTGTTGCTGACGAACCTGTCGACCGAACAGATGGTGGGGCTGAACGGGGCCGCGTACACCGACGGCCTGTGTGTGATGGTGTGGGAGGTCGTGTGCGTCGTCGCCCTGGTCTTCATGGCCTGGTTCTTCCTGCCGAGGTTCTTAAAAAGCGGCGTGGCGACGGTGCCGGAGTATCTCGAGATTCGTTACGACCATCAGACGCAGGTCATTACCAATTTGATCTTTCTGGTCGCCTACGTCGTCATCTTGCTGCCGATCATTCTGTATTCCGGGGCGAAGGGGATGATGGGGATGCTCGACATCCCAGGCATGCTCGGCTCGCTCCCCGAGCAGACCGGGATTGAACGCGAGACGCTGTCCCTCTGGCTGATCGTGTGGGTGGTCGGATTAATCGGTTCGGTCTACGCGTTGTTCGGCGGCCTACGGACCGTCGCGATTTCTGACACGATTAATGGCGTAGGGTTGTTCGTCGGCGGATTCTTAATCTCCGGCTTCGCCCTGTCACAACTCGGGGGCGACGAAGGCATCGCCGGCGGCGTGCAGATTCTTACTGAACAACACGCCAAGCGAATAAACTCAGTCGGCTCAAACGAAACGTCGGTCCCGTTCGGCACGATTTTCTCAGGCATCTTCCTCATCAATTTGTTTTATTGGACGACCAATCAGCAGATCATCCAGAGAACCTTCGGCGCCAAGAGCCTAGCCGAGGGACAAAAGGGGGTCCTGTTGACGGGAGCGTTAAAACTGCTCGGTCCGCTTTATCTGGTGCTGCCCGGAATCATCGCATTTGCGTTGTTTGAAGGCCAAGACGTCAAAGGGGACGATGCGTACGGTTTGCTCGTCCGAAAAGTTCTCCCCGCTCCACTGACCGGTTTCTTCGCCGCGGCGCTGATCGGGGCGATCTTATCCAGCTTTAACTCCGCCCTAAACAGCACCTGCACCTTGTTCAGCCTCGGCGTTTACAAGAGCGTTCTTCACAAAGGGGCGAGCGAAAAACAGGTCGTTCGTTCCGGAATGATCTTCGGATGGATCGTTGCGATCGCCGCGATGACCGTCGCCCCGCTGCTCGCCGGGCAAGACAGCCTGTTCGGCTATCTGCAGAAGATGAATGCGATGTACTTCATCCCCATTTTCGCAGTCGTGCTCGTCGGCATGTTGACACGTCGGGTGCCTGCGCTGGCGGCGAAAGTGGCGTTGGTCGCCGGCTTTGCGATTATCGCGATCGGATATTTCGTACCTCCGTTCAATTGGATTGCGGATTCCATCGGTGGTTATCACTTCGTCGGCATCGTATTCGGCTGGTTGGTCGTGTTAATGTTAATCATTGGCGAATTAAATCCACGCGACGAGGAGTTCGTCCAGCAGGATGTCGGAGCCGTCGATTTGACGCCTTGGCGTCACGCCCGACTGTCAGGCCTTCTGCTCATCCTGGCCGTTGGAACGATCTATGCCCTGTTTGCCGACTTTTCAATCCTGATGCCGACCGCCCTGTAA
- a CDS encoding restriction endonuclease, SacI family, which yields MSEDADPSEIFTRHWQRTLEGNSDDVDTLPVDIKDAIDRSINSRTKSYRYVLPTQLLAKLAFPNIDCRWVQKGTTPETGFDARSFCSRNIVPFDRDHESVLGGSGDPYVNNPLRIPVISVETATNQKNRSGFNDLISVLGFVEENPGSASAVFDRVLQAIHKRLATTSILYPVPDRISVGACQTAISEFISVKTGGRRLQIVSTALFDTYRDHFGFCAEVKTGKVNQADAAKGNSGDIECLDERGEVKLAIEVKDRMLTLIDVQSSVETARRRKVTELLFLARGEILDEDVESVETIISRQFTAGHNVYRLEFDSFLNHSLILFGESGRSSFVTAVGNRLDELGELADRQAWSSILLNV from the coding sequence ATGTCCGAAGACGCAGATCCGTCCGAAATTTTCACGCGTCATTGGCAGCGTACCCTCGAAGGGAATTCCGATGACGTAGACACCCTCCCGGTCGATATTAAAGACGCCATCGATCGGAGCATTAATTCGCGGACGAAGTCGTACCGCTATGTCTTGCCAACTCAGCTTCTCGCTAAATTAGCTTTTCCCAATATTGATTGCCGTTGGGTTCAGAAGGGAACGACACCCGAAACCGGATTCGATGCACGATCATTTTGTTCGCGAAATATCGTTCCCTTCGATAGAGATCACGAAAGCGTGTTAGGCGGCAGCGGTGATCCATATGTCAACAATCCGCTTCGAATTCCGGTGATTTCGGTCGAGACCGCCACCAATCAGAAAAACCGGAGCGGATTTAACGACCTGATCTCGGTGCTTGGATTCGTGGAAGAAAATCCCGGATCAGCATCGGCTGTCTTCGACCGTGTGCTACAAGCAATCCACAAGCGTCTCGCTACGACTTCAATCTTATACCCCGTACCGGATCGAATATCTGTCGGAGCTTGCCAAACTGCGATATCGGAATTCATCTCGGTTAAGACTGGCGGGCGTCGCCTTCAAATTGTCTCAACCGCCCTCTTCGATACCTATCGTGATCACTTCGGTTTCTGCGCCGAGGTCAAAACGGGAAAAGTAAATCAAGCTGACGCTGCGAAGGGTAATTCGGGCGATATCGAGTGCCTTGACGAGCGTGGAGAGGTCAAACTTGCGATCGAGGTCAAAGACCGCATGCTGACACTCATCGACGTTCAGTCATCTGTCGAAACAGCGCGGCGCCGCAAAGTCACGGAGCTCCTTTTTCTCGCGCGAGGTGAAATTCTCGATGAGGATGTCGAATCGGTCGAGACGATCATCTCACGACAGTTTACGGCGGGTCATAACGTGTATCGCCTGGAATTCGACTCGTTCCTGAATCACTCCCTCATCCTGTTTGGTGAAAGCGGCCGGTCTTCATTTGTGACCGCTGTCGGCAACCGCCTCGACGAACTCGGTGAGCTTGCCGATCGACAGGCTTGGTCAAGCATTTTGCTCAACGTGTGA
- a CDS encoding DNA adenine methylase translates to MEKAGSSSKGRPKKNGRKKKIAFGWYGGKFSHLGWLLPNLPKTRQYCEPFAGSAAVLLNREPSAVETYNDLDGEVANFFRMLRDDSDRIIHAIAMTPFSREEFAIACERPTEDISNLERARRFFIRARQVRTGLAQTASLGRWANCKNTSRAGMSGVVSRWLGSIEQLPEIATRLMRVQIENRPALEVIDLYDDIETLIYCDPPYVHSTRGDSKAYGHELTDDDHVKLAERLRNAQGWVAVSGYRSELYDDLYADWRRIDAPEKACHSAKQSRSEALWVNYKAS, encoded by the coding sequence GTGGAAAAGGCGGGTTCAAGTTCAAAAGGGCGACCGAAAAAAAACGGCCGGAAAAAGAAAATCGCTTTCGGTTGGTATGGCGGGAAATTCAGCCACCTTGGTTGGCTCCTGCCCAATCTCCCGAAAACACGCCAATACTGCGAGCCTTTCGCCGGATCAGCAGCCGTGCTTCTAAACCGCGAGCCGTCTGCGGTTGAAACCTACAACGATCTGGATGGAGAAGTAGCAAATTTCTTCCGTATGTTACGCGACGATAGTGACCGGATTATTCATGCGATTGCGATGACTCCATTCTCGCGTGAAGAATTCGCGATCGCTTGCGAAAGACCTACGGAAGATATCTCGAATCTGGAACGGGCCCGTCGATTCTTCATTCGTGCGAGGCAAGTAAGAACAGGACTGGCACAGACGGCCTCGCTTGGACGATGGGCAAACTGCAAGAATACAAGTCGTGCCGGAATGAGCGGCGTCGTCTCGCGATGGCTCGGGAGTATCGAACAACTTCCTGAAATCGCAACACGTTTGATGCGGGTTCAGATCGAAAATCGCCCGGCACTGGAAGTGATCGATCTCTACGACGATATCGAGACCCTCATCTATTGCGATCCGCCGTACGTCCATTCGACACGGGGAGATTCGAAGGCATACGGCCACGAGTTGACCGACGATGACCATGTCAAGCTGGCGGAGCGATTGCGGAACGCACAGGGATGGGTCGCCGTGTCTGGATATCGATCGGAACTTTACGACGACCTCTATGCCGACTGGCGGCGGATTGATGCGCCTGAAAAGGCCTGTCACTCGGCAAAGCAGTCGCGGAGCGAGGCATTGTGGGTCAACTACAAAGCAAGCTAG
- a CDS encoding pyridoxal phosphate-dependent aminotransferase, whose amino-acid sequence MNFSTRAQHIDASGIRKVFDLAATMSDPINLSIGQPHFDTPGVIKQAIHQAIDDGRNAYSQSQGVKPLIERIQADVDRELEHDDRRAFICSGTSGGLMLSLMVLVDPGDEVIVFDPYFVMYKHLTTLCGGKPVLIDTYPDFRIDLDKVRSAITPRTKAILCNSPANPTGAVLPDEDLKGLADLAAEKGIALISDEIYRAFQYDSEFVSPAKWNPDTIVIDGFSKTYSMTGHRVGWVHGPEAVIQQMIKLQQFTFVCAPHPMQWGALAACDFDVSDHVVDYRRKRDFMLAELGDQYDIRNAGGAFYLFVKAPWGTGTEFVKKAIEHNLLIIPGNVFSEQDTHFRVSYAADDAVLERGVEVLKRLATG is encoded by the coding sequence ATGAACTTCTCCACCCGCGCCCAGCACATCGACGCTTCCGGGATCCGTAAGGTCTTCGACCTTGCGGCGACGATGAGCGATCCGATCAACCTGTCGATTGGGCAGCCGCATTTTGATACGCCGGGGGTGATCAAGCAGGCGATTCATCAGGCGATTGACGATGGCCGGAACGCCTACAGTCAGTCGCAGGGGGTGAAGCCGTTGATCGAACGGATTCAGGCCGACGTCGATCGCGAGTTGGAACATGACGACCGGCGGGCCTTTATTTGCAGCGGCACCAGCGGGGGGCTGATGCTGTCGCTGATGGTGCTCGTTGACCCGGGGGACGAGGTGATCGTCTTCGACCCGTACTTCGTGATGTACAAGCACCTGACGACGCTGTGCGGCGGCAAGCCGGTGCTGATCGATACTTATCCCGACTTCCGCATCGACCTCGACAAGGTCCGCTCCGCGATCACGCCGCGGACCAAAGCGATCCTCTGCAACAGCCCGGCTAATCCCACCGGTGCGGTGCTGCCCGATGAAGACCTGAAGGGGCTCGCCGATCTTGCAGCCGAGAAAGGCATCGCTCTGATCAGCGACGAGATTTACCGAGCCTTCCAATACGACAGCGAGTTCGTCTCGCCGGCGAAGTGGAACCCTGACACGATCGTGATCGACGGCTTCAGCAAGACGTATTCGATGACCGGTCACCGCGTCGGCTGGGTGCACGGGCCGGAAGCCGTGATCCAACAGATGATCAAACTGCAGCAGTTCACGTTCGTCTGCGCCCCCCACCCGATGCAGTGGGGGGCCCTTGCCGCGTGCGACTTCGACGTGTCGGATCACGTTGTCGATTACCGCCGCAAGCGGGATTTCATGCTCGCCGAACTGGGCGACCAGTACGACATCCGCAATGCCGGCGGCGCATTCTATCTATTCGTGAAGGCACCATGGGGCACCGGGACGGAGTTCGTGAAAAAAGCGATCGAGCATAATCTGCTGATCATCCCCGGCAATGTGTTCAGCGAGCAGGACACGCACTTCCGCGTCTCCTACGCGGCCGATGACGCCGTGCTGGAGCGGGGGGTGGAAGTGTTGAAGCGACTGGCGACGGGGTGA
- the feoB gene encoding ferrous iron transport protein B, protein MSLADASTGTTPKSTSRDHLTVALIGNPNTGKSTLFSALSGLRVRTGNFPGCTVEKKVGRAKFGSQEVLLVDLPGTYSLSPRTPDEMVSVDVLLGRQNDVPHLDAIVCIVDASNLERNLYLFSQLRDLGRPIVLVLNMADAARDRGISIDLKLLSEKLSVPVVLTEAHRRKGLDKLKDAIQEAAGADATPMPRVFPEKFYRAVEQLRALCSENGRELPVFLLERLLLDVGGEAERVVGSKIDGLDEKLSELRCQLAEHGVKVPATEAISRYAWIRDTLEGVVTRSAETHTTFSDRVDQFLTHRVFGLLAFAALMFGVFYAIYSGAGPLMDLMEAGPAWLAEQVEAVMGPGALRSLINDGILAGVGGVIVFVPQIAILFLFIALLEDCGYMARAAFLMDRLMRPLGLSGKSFLPLMSSYACAIPGVMATRVIEDRRDRMVTILIAPLMSCSARLPVYILLTSLFVAGTFQQAVVMFVMYSLGLIVAIPVAWTLKKTWFKGEAAPFVMELPSYKWPSWRIVFWNVYDRVKAFVVRAGTLIFATTIVVWALAYFPGDHRPLNTLHQAESMLSENRRPKGIQFPGQDWSLYAEVTKSSNTIPEEYEAVQAAIPREEARLIRISFLGRAGHLIEPIVRPLGWDWKIGVGALASFPAREVIIATLGTIYSLGGDVDEEDEGLRATMRNATHPDGTPVYTAPVALSVMVFFALCAQCAATLMVIYRETNHWFWPVFTFTYMTTLAYIGALITYQIGSLIV, encoded by the coding sequence ACGGTGGAGAAAAAGGTCGGCCGGGCGAAATTCGGTTCGCAGGAAGTACTGCTCGTCGATCTGCCGGGGACGTACAGCCTGTCGCCGCGAACGCCCGATGAGATGGTCAGCGTCGATGTGCTGCTCGGCCGACAGAACGACGTGCCGCATCTGGATGCCATCGTTTGTATCGTCGATGCATCGAACTTGGAGCGAAACCTCTACTTGTTCAGCCAACTGCGCGACCTCGGTCGACCGATCGTGCTGGTGCTGAACATGGCCGATGCGGCGCGGGATCGCGGCATTTCGATCGACCTCAAATTGCTGAGCGAAAAGCTCAGCGTGCCGGTCGTGCTGACCGAGGCCCATCGGCGCAAAGGCTTGGACAAATTAAAGGATGCGATTCAAGAGGCCGCCGGGGCCGACGCGACGCCGATGCCGCGCGTCTTTCCGGAAAAGTTTTACCGGGCCGTCGAGCAACTGCGGGCGCTCTGCTCTGAAAACGGTCGCGAACTGCCGGTCTTCTTACTCGAGCGACTGCTGCTTGACGTCGGCGGCGAAGCGGAGCGGGTCGTCGGTTCGAAAATCGACGGACTCGACGAGAAATTAAGCGAATTGCGTTGCCAACTCGCCGAGCACGGCGTGAAGGTGCCGGCCACTGAGGCGATCTCTCGCTACGCATGGATCCGTGACACGCTCGAAGGCGTCGTCACGCGGTCGGCCGAAACGCACACGACGTTCAGCGATCGCGTCGATCAGTTCTTAACGCATCGGGTCTTCGGACTGTTGGCCTTTGCCGCGTTAATGTTCGGCGTGTTCTACGCGATTTATTCGGGTGCCGGTCCGCTGATGGACCTGATGGAAGCAGGACCGGCGTGGCTCGCGGAACAGGTCGAAGCGGTCATGGGCCCCGGAGCATTACGCAGCCTGATTAATGACGGCATCCTCGCCGGCGTCGGCGGTGTGATCGTATTCGTCCCGCAAATCGCGATCCTGTTCTTATTTATTGCGCTACTGGAAGACTGCGGCTACATGGCTCGCGCGGCGTTCTTAATGGACCGCCTGATGCGGCCATTGGGGCTGTCGGGCAAGAGCTTTCTACCCTTAATGTCAAGCTATGCGTGCGCGATTCCCGGCGTGATGGCGACCCGCGTCATTGAAGACCGTCGCGACCGGATGGTGACGATCCTCATCGCCCCCCTAATGAGCTGCAGCGCTCGGCTGCCTGTCTATATTCTACTCACATCGTTGTTCGTCGCAGGGACGTTTCAGCAAGCGGTGGTGATGTTCGTCATGTATTCGCTGGGTTTGATCGTCGCGATTCCGGTCGCCTGGACACTGAAGAAAACCTGGTTCAAAGGCGAAGCGGCCCCGTTCGTGATGGAGCTACCCAGTTACAAATGGCCGTCCTGGCGAATCGTATTCTGGAACGTTTACGACCGCGTCAAGGCGTTCGTGGTAAGAGCGGGAACCTTAATTTTCGCGACGACGATTGTCGTGTGGGCCCTGGCATATTTCCCGGGGGATCATCGACCGCTCAACACACTCCACCAAGCCGAAAGCATGCTTTCGGAAAATCGACGTCCCAAGGGGATCCAGTTTCCAGGACAGGATTGGTCGCTCTACGCGGAGGTAACCAAGAGCTCGAATACGATTCCTGAGGAGTACGAGGCCGTTCAGGCCGCGATCCCTCGAGAGGAGGCCCGCCTCATTCGAATTAGTTTCCTCGGACGTGCTGGTCACCTCATCGAACCGATCGTTCGGCCGCTGGGCTGGGACTGGAAGATCGGCGTCGGGGCTCTCGCCTCTTTTCCCGCGCGGGAGGTCATCATCGCCACGCTCGGCACGATCTACAGCCTCGGCGGCGACGTCGACGAAGAGGATGAAGGTCTCCGCGCGACGATGCGAAACGCGACGCATCCGGACGGCACCCCCGTTTACACCGCACCGGTTGCCTTATCGGTGATGGTGTTCTTCGCTCTGTGTGCCCAGTGCGCTGCCACGTTAATGGTCATCTATCGTGAGACCAATCACTGGTTCTGGCCGGTCTTCACATTCACCTACATGACGACCCTCGCCTATATCGGCGCATTAATTACCTATCAAATCGGCAGCCTGATTGTTTAA